A portion of the Parambassis ranga chromosome 22, fParRan2.1, whole genome shotgun sequence genome contains these proteins:
- the LOC114428037 gene encoding zinc finger protein DPF3-like, producing the protein MAAVIQNPLKALGDQFYKEAIEQCRSYNARLCAERSVRLPFLDSQTGVAQNNCYIWMERHHRSPGVASGQMYTYPARCWRKKRRLHNTTDPRLGIYGLHLDGGLMSKDSLPTQSTTLEALLRGEGLDKRNNSKNDEESLLEIQRVLEADAAEDAFDDDDYEIDTPKRRHRGKGRGRGSGRRRADLDDDKPYVCDNRYKQKQNSKSSTSVCAKRYRNRTGLSYHYTHSHLAEEDRAGERSTVAAQSPTAPQTDRHKRPKGPGGTSIPNNYCNKCHGSNKKTGKSGAPCSACQCTTECGEEKEDGTFTGAEELFGTTSESDTSTFHGFEDDELEEPATNSNGISSRHR; encoded by the exons ATGGCGGCTGTCATTCAGAATCCACTAAAAGC GTTGGGCGACCAGTTCTATAAGGAGGCCATTGAGCAGTGCCGCAGCTACAATGCCCGCCTGTGTGCTGAACGCAGTGTCCGCCTGCCATTCCTGGACTCTCAAACTGGCGTGGCTCAGAACAACTGCTACATCTGGATGGAGCGCCACCACCGCAGCCCTG GAGTTGCATCTGGACAGATGTACACATACCCTGCCCGCTgctggagaaagaaaagacGGCTGCACAACACCACAGATCCCCGCCTGGGCATCTACGGTCTCCATCTTG ACGGCGGCCTCATGTCCAAGGACAGTTTGCCCACCCAGAGCACTACGCTGGAGGCTTTGCTGCGAGGAGAAGGTCTAGACAAGAGAAACAACTCCAAGAATGATGAGGAGAGCCTTCTGGAAATCCAG AGGGTCCTGGAGGCAGATGCAGCAGAAGATGCTTTTGACGATGATGATTATGAGATTGACACTCCCAAGAGGAGACATCGGGGCAAAGGAAGA GGCCGAGGTTCAGGCCGCAGGAGGGCAGATCTGGATGATGACAAGCCATACGTCTGTGACA ACAGatacaaacaaaagcagaacTCAAAATCTTCGACCTCAG tctGTGCAAAGCGCTATAGAAATCGCACAGGACTAAGTTACCACTACACCCACTCCCACctggcagaggaggacagagctgGGGAGAGAAGCACAGTGGCAGCCCAATCTCCCACTGcaccacagactgacagacacaaac GTCCGAAAGGTCCAGGTGGGACCAGCATTCCCAACAACTACTGTAATAAATGCCATGGCTCAAACAAGAAAACGGGTAAATCTGGGGCTCCCTGCTCAGCCTGCCAATGCACAA CTGAGTGTGGCGAAGAGAAGGAAGACGGGACTTTTACTGGAGCTGAAGAGCTCTTCGGCACCACCTCAGAGAGCGACACTTCCACCTTTCACGGCTTTGAGGATGATGAGCTGGAAGAACCGGCCACAAACAGCAACGGGATATCCAGCCGTCACAGATAG
- the LOC114427339 gene encoding zinc finger FYVE domain-containing protein 1-like produces the protein MSGHGSSSEKGVNTSLICQENCSCGGSEEAAFECVDCRSLQCVRCELELHSQERLKNHERVQIGPGHVPYCDNCKGVNGDNGKRHRSVVRCQNCKVNLCQDCQKRTHSGGNKKKHQLTLYSPPPKPAEVNTVQSSVQPAVQIADETKSQRAKLLEKVSSFLLVDENEEMQIKDEASFVKKLSCNPDQLLKVVSIFGNTGEGKSHTLNHTFFMGREVFKTSPTQESCTVGVWAAFDPIHKVVVIDTEGLLGNSSKQGQRTRLLLKVLAISDLIIYRTHADRLHDDLFKFLGDASDAYLKHFTKELKATTARCGLDVPLSTLGPAVVIFHETVHTKLLGSEKSSESVDRLLLERFKKLSRFPEAFSSVQYWGTQTLSPPTDFRGLQNKLELLLDNNATRSPRTPVVIFKALQALSERFNGEITGELVAHSCFFPDEYFTCSTLCLSCGSGCKNCMNHLGEGVCHEAKHRCRYSAQYDNRIYICKACYEGGKEVIVIPKTSASSDSPWMGLAKYAWSGYVIECPNCGVIYRSRQFWYGNQDPVDTVVRTEIQHVWPGSDGFLKDNSNAAQRLLDGVNLVAQSVTELSVKPAKAVTSWLTDQIAPAYWKPNSLILVCHQCHTVFQDNDTKHHCRACGEGFCDGCSSKAAPVPERGWGLAPVRVCDVCFEQRASYADIVEAELEEEEGRNLARKVGEAVTNTLGVVVTAIDIPLGLVKDAARPAYWVPDQDILSCHNCQREFTAKQSKHHCRACGQGVCDDCSPERRPVPSRGWDHPVRVCTSCNQKPGEL, from the exons ATGAGTGGGCATGGCTCATCTTCAGAAAAGGGAGTCAATACTAGTCTGATATGTCAAGAAAACTGTTCCTGTGGTGGCTCTGAAGAAGCTGCATTTGAGTGTGTTGACTGCCGAAGCCTGCAGTGTGTTCGTTGTGAGCTTGAGCTCCATAGTCAGGAGCGCCTGAAGAACCATGAGCGGGTACAGATTGGGCCAGGGCATGTTCCGTATTGTGATAACTGTAAAGGAGTTAATGGGGATAATGGCAAACGTCATAGGTCTGTGGTCCGTTGCCAGAACTGCAAAGTTAACTTGTGTCAAGACTGTCAGAAACGCACCCACAGTGGAGGCAACAAGAAGAAACACCAGCTTACACTGTATTCTCCGCCACCCAAACCTGCGGAGGTCAACACTGTGCAGTCCTCTGTTCAGCCTGCTGTTCAAATAGCTGATGAGACCAAATCTCAGAGAGCAAAACTTCTGGAGAAGGTATCAAGTTTCCTCTTGGTTgatgaaaatgaggaaatgcag ATAAAAGATGAAGCTTCATTTGTCAAGAAACTCAGCTGTAACCCTGACCAGCTGCTGAAGGTGGTGTCAATCTTTGGTAACACAGGAGAGGGCAAATCTCACACCCTAAACCACACATTCTTCATGGGCAGAGAAGTATTCAAGACTTCTCCCACACAGGAGTCGTGTACAGTGGGTGTGTGGGCAGCATTTGACCCGATCCATAAAGTAGTGGTCATTGACACCGAAGGCCTGCTTGGGAACAGTTCCAAACAGGGCCAGAGAACCCGTCTCTTACTGAAGGTACTCGCTATCTCTGATCTAATCATTTACCGCACCCATGCTGACCGTCTCCATGACGACCTCTTCAAGTTCCTTGGTGATGCCTCAGATGCTTATTTGAAGCATTTTACCAAGGAGTTAAAGGCCACAACAGCCCGCTGCGGCCTGGATGTCCCACTGTCCACTTTGGGCCCTGCAGTGGTTATCTTCCATGAAACagttcacaccaagctgctggGTTCAG AAAAATCATCCGAGTCCGTAGATCGGCTGCTGTTGGAGCGCTTTAAGAAGCTCTCCCGTTTTCCAGAGGCTTTCAGTTCTGTGCAGTACTGGGGCACACAGACTCTCAGTCCCCCTACTGACTTCCGTGGTTTGCAGAACAAACTGGAGCTGCTCCTTGATAACAACGCCACTCGCTCCCCACGTACACCTGTGGTCATCTTCAAAGCCCTGCAG GCCTTGAGTGAACGATTCAATGGGGAAATTACAGGTGAACTGGTAGCACACAGCTGCTTTTTTCCTGATGAGTACTTCACCTGCTCCACTCTGTGCCTCAGTTGTGG GTCTGGCTGCAAGAACTGCATGAACCACTTAGGAGAAGGAGTGTGCCATGAGGCGAAGCATCGCTGTCGTTATTCTGCTCAGTATGATAATCGCATCTATATCTGTAAG GCTTGCTACGAAGGAGGAAAGGAGGTGATAGTTATACCCAAGACATCAGCTTCCTCAGACTCTCCATGGATGGGGCTTGCCAAATATGCCTGGTCTGG GTATGTTATTGAATGTCCTAACTGCGGAGTGATCTATCGAAGTCGTCAGTTTTGGTATGGGAACCAGGATCCTGTGGATACAGTTGTCCGCACTGAGATCCAGCATGTTTGGCCAGGG TCGGATGGCTTTTTAAAGGACAATAGCAATGCTGCCCAGCGTCTTCTAGATGGAGTCAACCTTGTGGCCCAGTCTGTGACAGAGCTCAGTGTCAAACCTGCCAAGGCCGTCACCTCTTGGCTGACAGATCAGATCGCCCCAGCCTACTGGAAACCCAACTCCCTCATCTTg GTGTGCCATCAGTGTCACACAGTCTTCCAGGATAATGACACCAAGCATCACTGCCGTGCCTGCGGGGAGGGCTTCTGTGATGGCTGCTCTTCCAAAGCTGCTCCCGTTCCTGAGCGAGGCTGGGGTCTTGCCCCTGTCAGAGTCTGTGATGTTTGCTTTGAGCAGAGAGCTTCATATGCAG ATATAGTTGAGGCAGAGctcgaggaggaggaaggaagaaatCTTGCCAGGAAGGTTGGAGAAGCTGTCACCAACACCTTAGGAGTTGTGGTCACAGCTATTGACATCCCACTTG GTCTGGTGAAAGATGCAGCTCGTCCTGCCTACTGGGTGCCTGACCAGGACATCCTGTCCTGCCACAACTGCCAACGTGAATTCACTGCCAAGCAGTCCAAGCACCATTGCCGTGCCTGTGGCCAAGGAGTGTGTGATGACTGCTCCCCCGAGCGTCGGCCCGTTCCATCACGCGGCTGGGACCAccctgtgcgtgtgtgcactAGCTGCAACCAGAAACCTGGAGAACTTTAA
- the LOC114427729 gene encoding rho-related GTP-binding protein RhoV-like — protein sequence MEQACQRADKPHRLKEELSCMLVGDGAVGKTSMVISYIFNGYNTEYTQTAFDVFTGLVHVDGVPTRIKLIDTAGQEEFGHLRSLCYAHVDVFILCFSLVNPVSFDNITSKWIPQIRAGNPTTPIILVGTQSDLCHNVDILIHLDQRRTRPVHLSQARRLACNIRAHDYVECSALTQHNLKDVFDCAVYAAIKHRYSTKAKKLSLLKRLKSFCDCGWRKIFRLI from the exons ATGGAGCAGGCCTGTCAGAGAGCTGATAAGCCACACAGGCTGAAAGAAGAGCTGAGCTGCATGCTGGTTGGTGATGGAGCTGTGGGGAAGACCAGCATGGTCATCAGCTACATCTTCAATGGATACAACACAGAGTACACGCAAACAGCGTTTGATGTTTTCACTG GTTTGGTTCATGTGGATGGAGTTCCGACTCGTATCAAGCTAATAGATACTGCTGGACAG GAGGAGTTTGGTCATCTCCGCTCTCTGTGCTATGCCCATGTGGACGTCTTCATCCTCTGCTTCAGCCTCGTTAACCCTGTTTCCTTTGACAACATCACTTCCAAATGGATCCCACAGATCCGTGCTGGTAACCCGACAACTCCCATCATCCTGGTTGGAACTCAGTCAGACCTTTGCCACAATGTGGATATCCTTATTCATCTGGACCAGCGGAGAACCAGACCGGTACATTTGAGCCAGGCCAGAAGGCTTGCATGCAATATCAGAGCTCATGACTACGTGGAGTGTTCAGCTCTGACCCAACACAACCTCAAAGATGTGTTTGACTGTGCTGTTTATGCTGCTATCAAGCACAGGTATAGCACTAAAGCCAAAAAGCTCAGCCTGCTTAAGCGTTTAAAGTCTTTTTGTGATTGCGGATGGAGGAAAATCTTCAGACTTATATGA
- the LOC114427398 gene encoding glutathione-specific gamma-glutamylcyclotransferase 1-like, with protein sequence MKPQDIIKEKSSIWIFGYGSLVWKPGFTYMRSTIGYIKGYKRRFWHGDDFYRGDKEKLARVVTLVKDQEACTWGVAYEVTGSQIEETSQYLNMRECVLGGYITETVEFIPKEKGQGPLQALVYIATSDNPIYLGPASDQEIAAQIAICSGNMGPNIEYLLRLAEFMRLYCPDVEDEHLFSIEAAVQNIFQGCAGISLPEQNSLLLGAV encoded by the exons ATGAAACCTCAGGACATTATAAAGGAGAAGAGCAGCATCTGGATATTTGGATATGGTTCCTTAGTGTGGAAACCAGGTTTTACCTATATGAGAAGTACAATCGGCTACATTAAAGGATACAAACGGCGGTTTTGGCATGGAGATGATTTTTATCGAGGAGACAAGGAGAAG CTAGCCAGAGTGGTCACACTGGTGAAAGATCAGgag GCTTGCACGTGGGGAGTGGCCTATGAAGTGACTGGGTCCCAGATTGAGGAGACCAGTCAATACTTAAACATGAGAGAGTGCGTGCTGGGAGGTTATATAACAGAGACAGTGGAATTCATCCCTAAAGAGAAGGGTCAGGGTCCCCTGCAGGCCCTGGTCTACATCGCTACCTCTGACAACCCCATCTACCTCGGCCCAGCCTCGGACCAGGAGATTGCCGCTCAGATTGCAATCTGCAGCGGCAACATGGGTCCCAATATTGAATATCTGCTCCGCCTGGCAGAGTTCATGAGGCTCTACTGTCCCGATGTGGAGGATGAGCACCTCTTCTCAATTGAGGCGGCTGTTCAGAACATTTTTCAAGGCTGTGCAGGGATCAGTCTCCCAGAGCAAAACTCCCTTCTGCTGGGAGCTGTATGA